A stretch of Chloroflexota bacterium DNA encodes these proteins:
- a CDS encoding DUF4926 domain-containing protein, which produces MGTRLVALAQGVPSHGLIAGDVGTVVLVHGRDAAFEVEFVNADGRGRQRESRSPVGAAVAASVPSALPDATVEIAPRLSTTSSVSISGYTSALSTINSRAARSADCLS; this is translated from the coding sequence GTGGGAACTCGACTGGTTGCCCTGGCGCAGGGTGTGCCGTCGCATGGCCTGATCGCAGGCGATGTGGGGACCGTCGTCCTCGTTCATGGCCGCGACGCAGCCTTCGAGGTGGAGTTCGTGAACGCCGACGGCCGGGGGCGTCAACGTGAGAGTCGGTCACCAGTAGGAGCGGCTGTCGCTGCAAGCGTACCCAGCGCGTTGCCCGATGCCACAGTCGAGATCGCCCCTCGACTGTCAACGACGAGCAGCGTGAGCATCTCCGGGTACACATCAGCGTTGAGCACAATCAACTCGCGCGCTGCGAGAAGCGCCGACTGTCTATCCTGA